The following coding sequences are from one Limnobacter sp. SAORIC-580 window:
- a CDS encoding type IV pilus twitching motility protein PilT: protein MTLTELLTWAVEEHASDLHLSADMPPMIRVNGEMRKLSESVLGHREIYRLIQGSMTEAQWQGWEQSHECDYSFSVDGLSRFRVNAFMQSRGASAAFRVVPSRVKTLEELEAPAVFRQIAREPNGLVLVTGPTGSGKSTTLAAMVDDVNRNQKAHILTIEDPIEFTHTPMNCVINQRELGEHTHSFGAALRSALREDPDVILVGEMRDLETIQLALTAAETGHLVFATLHTSSAPKTIDRIIDAFPSADKSMVRAMLSESLRAVICQTLLKKQGGGRVAAHEIMMATPPIRNLIREGKVAQMLSSIQTGSQHGMQTMEQAVQRLLMTGRITREVAMSVISGSNQP, encoded by the coding sequence ATGACACTAACCGAGTTGTTAACCTGGGCTGTTGAAGAGCATGCATCGGATTTGCATTTGTCGGCAGACATGCCACCGATGATCCGTGTAAACGGTGAAATGCGCAAACTGAGTGAATCTGTGTTGGGACACCGTGAGATTTATCGACTGATTCAGGGGTCGATGACAGAAGCGCAATGGCAAGGCTGGGAACAGTCGCATGAATGTGATTACAGTTTTTCAGTGGATGGTTTGTCGCGTTTTCGTGTGAATGCATTCATGCAGAGCAGGGGTGCATCGGCGGCATTTCGGGTGGTGCCCAGCCGAGTAAAAACGCTGGAGGAACTGGAGGCACCCGCCGTGTTCCGTCAAATTGCGCGTGAACCCAATGGTCTGGTACTGGTTACCGGTCCCACCGGCTCGGGCAAAAGTACCACCTTGGCAGCGATGGTGGATGATGTAAACCGCAACCAGAAGGCGCATATTCTGACCATTGAGGACCCGATTGAATTTACGCACACACCGATGAACTGTGTGATTAACCAACGCGAGTTGGGTGAGCACACCCATTCATTTGGTGCAGCTTTGCGTTCTGCCCTGCGAGAGGACCCAGATGTAATTCTGGTTGGCGAAATGCGTGATCTTGAAACCATTCAACTGGCCTTGACTGCAGCTGAAACCGGGCACCTGGTTTTTGCCACCTTGCACACTTCCTCTGCACCCAAAACCATTGACCGTATTATTGATGCATTCCCATCGGCTGACAAAAGCATGGTGCGCGCCATGTTGTCGGAATCGCTGCGTGCCGTAATTTGTCAAACCCTGCTGAAAAAGCAGGGGGGCGGGCGAGTTGCTGCGCATGAAATCATGATGGCCACGCCGCCGATTCGAAATTTGATTCGTGAAGGCAAGGTGGCGCAAATGTTGTCGTCCATTCAAACGGGTTCGCAGCATGGCATGCAGACCATGGAGCAGGCGGTGCAACGGCTTTTGATGACTGGAAGGATTACTCGAGAAGTGGCGATGAGTGTGATTTCGGGCTCGAACCAGCCTTGA